Proteins co-encoded in one Stomoxys calcitrans chromosome 5, idStoCalc2.1, whole genome shotgun sequence genomic window:
- the LOC106092380 gene encoding transcription factor grauzone, with protein sequence MDSLCLLCLKLESECLNVTSPEWEEEKILLIIETHFWPLHTLSGDNRLCYKCWNVIKEFHQFYISIQNAHLHLGSRVKVEQLDTKDDNEKELNYPPAEPELCFKTENWQIEETITPEIENTESGEMAIPSFMEDPLTKSKSKKRKRGVCKTKISYQESSPNCSDSDNDSDYLEEKPLINHAETENSNSMQFSDNNQSESDYENASDKKLETTMKTSRTLSNSSMNRELDEFVATNFKLNCPICNIAMPTFSELTKHSADIHKKRGYVNCCNKKFIRRSILVDHINRHLDPEYFKCKICDKVMADRRCLDKHVKTHEVQEKPHKCDKCDKSYSSLFVLNNHKAVHFSEEEKKFPCDQCGKLFGNKFKLSDHVRIVHLKKHALICHICGSKMRSRELLKRHILKHQGLEVPQFSCDICGLKMADANSVKRHKATQHPVGGKQEYRCDICLKISPNLTAHKRHVQYKHETGYNFQCTICDKAFKRSCSLKEHMATHTGTVLYTCPYCPKTFNSNANMHSHKKKVHPIEWENDRRGKYSGNLPPNYKPSTHTISEPTHSSPQVFYLPFLE encoded by the exons ATGGACAGTTTGTGCTTGTTATGCTTGAAATTGGAATCAGAATGCTTAAATGTGACTTCGCCAGAATGGGAGGAAGAGAAAATACTACTGATTATTGAAACACATTTCTGGCCTTTG CATACTCTATCGGGCGACAATAGACTTTGTTATAAATGTTGGAATGTGATTAAGGAATTTCATCAATTCTATATAAGCATACAAAATGCTCATCTGCATTTGGGATCTAGAGTCAAAGTGGAGCAACTCGATACAAAGGATGATAATGAAAAGGAACTCAACTATCCACCAGCTGAGCCGGAACTCTGCTTCAAAACAGAAAACTGGCAAATCGAGGAAACTATAACCCCGGAAATAGAAAATACAGAATCAGGAGAAATGGCAATACCGTCTTTTATGGAAGATCCTTTGACAAAATCTAAATCAAAAAAGAGAAAACGTGGAgtatgcaaaacaaaaattagctACCAAGAAAGTtctccaaattgcagcgacagtGACAATGACAGCGACTATTTGGAGGAGAAACCTCTTATCAATCATGCTGAAACAGAAAATAGCAACTCAATGCAATTTTCAGATAATAATCAAAGTGAGTCAGATTACGAGAATGCTTCCGATAAGAAACTGGAGACAACAATGAAGACAAGCAGAACACTGTCTAACTCATCGATGAATCGTGAATTGGATGAATTTGTGGCCacaaattttaaactcaattgTCCAATTTGTAACATCGCCATGCCAACATTTTCTGAGCTAACCAAACATTCTGCTGATATTCATAAGAAACGTGGTTATGTCAATTGTTGCAATAAGAAATTCATAAGGCGCAGTATTCTGGTGGATCATATAAATCGTCATCTAGATCCAGAAtattttaaatgtaaaatttgtgATAAAGTAATGGCTGATCGGCGTTGTCTAGATAAGCATGTTAAAACCCATGAAGTTCAGGAAAAGCCCCATAAATGTGATAAGTGCGATAAGTCCTACTCCAGCTTGTTTGTCTTAAATAATCACAAAGCTGTGCATTTTTCTGAAGAGGAAAAGAAATTTCCCTGTGATCAATGTGGCAAACT CTTTGGCAACAAATTCAAGCTTTCCGATCATGTACGCATTGTTCACCTCAAGAAGCATGCTTTAATATGTCATATATGTGGTTCGAAAATGCGTTCTAGAGAACTGTTGAAACGTCACATACTTAAGCACCAAGGCCTTGAGGTGCCCCAGTTTAGCTGTGATATTTGCGGCCTCAAGATGGCAGATGCAAACAGCGTAAAACGCCACAAAGCTACCCAACATCCTGTAGGTGGTAAACAGGAATATCGTTGTGATATATGTTTAAAAATATCACCCAACCTTACGGCACACAAAAGACATGTGCAATATAAACATGAAACAGGTTATAATTTCCAGTGTACCATATGTGATAAAGCATTCAAGAGATCATGCTCATTGAAA GAACACATGGCCACCCATACCGGCACAGTTTTATACACTTGCCCGTATTGTCCAAAGACCTTCAATTCGAATGCTAATATGCATAGTCATAAAAAGAAAGTGCATCCCATAGAATGGGAAAATGATCGCAGAGGGAAATATTCAGGCAATTTGCCACCAAACTATAAACCATCAACACACACCATATCAGAACCAACCCATTCGAGCCCCCAAGTCTTTTATTTACCATTCTTAGAATGA